In Pseudomonas sp. ADAK18, a single window of DNA contains:
- a CDS encoding NAD(P)-dependent oxidoreductase, translated as MSKIAIIGATGRAGSQLLEEALRRGHTVTAIARNTDKIGVRPGVTVKQVDAQDANALQQAVAGNDVVISAAHFATLPASAVIGPVKKAGVKRLLVVGGAASLLLPGGGRVFDSPGFPAEYKAEAGAGIEFLNALRQEKELDWTFLSPSAEFVETERTGKFRLGQDDLLVSSEGRSWISFADYAIALIDEVETPKHSRQRFTVGY; from the coding sequence ATGAGCAAGATCGCAATTATTGGTGCCACCGGTCGTGCCGGTAGCCAACTGCTGGAAGAAGCCCTGCGTCGCGGCCACACCGTTACGGCCATTGCCCGAAATACCGACAAGATCGGCGTACGCCCTGGTGTGACGGTCAAGCAGGTGGATGCCCAGGACGCCAATGCCCTGCAACAGGCCGTCGCCGGCAACGACGTGGTGATCAGCGCCGCACACTTTGCCACCCTGCCCGCCAGCGCTGTGATCGGCCCGGTGAAGAAGGCCGGCGTGAAACGCCTGTTGGTGGTGGGCGGTGCCGCTTCGCTGTTGCTACCGGGCGGTGGTCGCGTGTTCGACAGCCCTGGTTTCCCGGCGGAGTACAAGGCTGAAGCCGGCGCTGGGATTGAATTCCTCAACGCCTTGCGTCAGGAAAAGGAGCTCGACTGGACCTTTCTGTCGCCGTCGGCGGAGTTTGTCGAGACTGAGCGCACCGGCAAATTCCGCCTGGGTCAGGATGATTTGTTGGTGAGCAGCGAAGGTCGCAGTTGGATCAGCTTTGCCGACTACGCGATTGCGTTGATTGATGAAGTGGAAACGCCGAAGCATTCGCGCCAGCGGTTTACTGTCGGTTACTAA
- a CDS encoding MBL fold metallo-hydrolase: MFSILKRFALASAALGFAAHAAAADLSLDVYNPGEAAIFPVSSVLVSGQKDAILVDAQFGKGQAEQLVQKIRASGKQLTTIYISHGDPDYYFGLDTLIAAFPDAKVLAPQPVVDHIKATVAGKLEFWGPKMGADKPAKTIVPQVLEGHELTLEGQKLEVIGLDSPQPDRSFVWIPSIKAVVGGVVVAENIHVWMADTQSAKSHTDWLATLQRIEDLKPRTVVPGHYLGTPSLKSVAFTADYIKAFDEETAKAKDSAALITAMKKRYPNLADESSLELSAKVAKGEMKW; encoded by the coding sequence ATGTTCTCGATCCTCAAGCGTTTTGCACTGGCTTCGGCTGCCCTGGGCTTTGCCGCCCACGCCGCAGCCGCCGACCTGAGTCTGGATGTCTACAACCCAGGTGAAGCAGCAATTTTCCCGGTCAGTTCGGTACTGGTCAGCGGCCAGAAAGACGCGATCCTGGTGGACGCCCAATTCGGCAAGGGCCAGGCCGAGCAACTGGTGCAGAAGATCCGCGCCAGTGGCAAGCAACTGACCACCATCTATATCAGCCACGGTGACCCAGACTATTACTTCGGCCTCGATACTCTGATTGCGGCCTTCCCTGACGCCAAGGTGCTGGCGCCACAACCGGTGGTGGATCACATCAAAGCCACCGTGGCCGGCAAACTTGAATTCTGGGGGCCGAAAATGGGCGCCGATAAGCCCGCCAAAACCATCGTCCCTCAAGTGCTTGAAGGCCATGAGCTGACCCTCGAAGGGCAGAAACTGGAAGTGATCGGCCTCGACAGCCCGCAGCCGGACCGCAGCTTTGTGTGGATCCCGTCCATCAAGGCGGTGGTTGGCGGTGTAGTCGTGGCTGAAAACATCCATGTGTGGATGGCTGACACCCAGAGCGCGAAATCCCACACGGACTGGCTGGCCACCCTGCAACGTATCGAAGACCTGAAACCGCGCACCGTGGTTCCAGGTCACTACCTGGGCACACCGTCGCTGAAATCCGTGGCGTTTACCGCTGACTACATCAAGGCCTTCGACGAAGAAACCGCCAAGGCCAAGGATTCCGCCGCACTGATTACAGCCATGAAAAAGCGTTACCCGAACCTGGCCGACGAAAGCTCCCTGGAGCTGAGTGCCAAAGTCGCCAAGGGCGAGATGAAGTGGTGA